Proteins co-encoded in one Phalacrocorax carbo chromosome 5, bPhaCar2.1, whole genome shotgun sequence genomic window:
- the PRPF19 gene encoding pre-mRNA-processing factor 19: protein MALICSISNEVPEHPCVSPVSNHVYERRLIEKYIAENGTDPVNNQPLSEEQLIDIKVAHPIRPKPPSATSIPAILKALQDEWDAVMLHSFTLRQQLQTTRQELSHALYQHDAACRVIARLTKEVTAAREALATLKPQAGLIVPQTVPSAQPNVAGAGESMDLGELAGMTPEIIQKLQDKATVLTTERKKRGKTVPEELVKPEELSKYRQVASHVGLHSASIPGILALDLCPSDTNKILTGGADKNVIVFDKSSEQILATLKGHTKKVTSVVFHPSQDLVFSASPDATIRIWSVPNASCVQVVRAHEGSVTGLSLHATGDYLLSSSDDQYWAFSDIQTGRVLTKVTDESSGCALTCAQFHPDGLIFGTGTMDSQIKIWDLKERTNVANFPGHSGPITSIAFSENGYYLATAADDSSVKLWDLRKLKNFKTLQLDNNFEVKSLIFDQSGTYLALGGTDVQIYICKQWTEILHFTEHSGLTTGVAFGHHAKFIASTGMDRSLKFYSL, encoded by the exons ATGGCCCTCATCTGCTCCA tttCCAACGAGGTGCCCGAGCACCCCTGCGTCTCCCCGGTTTCCAACCACGTCTATGAACGGCGGCTGATCGAGAAATACATCGCGGAGAACGGTACCGACCCCGTGAACAACCAGCCCCTCTCCGAGGAGCAGCTTATCGACATCAAAG TTGCCCACCCGATCCGGCCCAAGCCTCCATCCGCCACGAGCATCCCGGCCATCCTGAAAGCCCTCCAGGATGAGTGG GACGCCGTCATGCTGCACAGCTTCACCCTccgccagcagctgcagaccaCGCGCCAGGAGCTGTCTCACGCTCTCTACCAGCACGATGCCGCCTGCCGCGTCATTGCTCGGCTCACCAAGGAGGTCACCGCCGCCAGAGAAG CTTTGGCGACTCTGAAGCCCCAGGCTGGCCTCATCGTGCCCCAGACGGTGCCGTCCGCCCAGCCAAATGTGGCG ggagctggggagtCCATGGATCTGGGAGAGCTTGCGGGCATGACCCCCGAGATCATCCAGAAG CTTCAAGACAAGGCTACGGTGCTCACCACGGAGCGTAAGAAG AGAGGCAAGACTGTTCCAGAGGAGCTGGTGAAGCCGGAGGAACTCAGCAAATACCGGCAGGTCGCCTCGCATGTG GGGCTGCACAGCGCCAGCATCCCAGGGATCCTTGCCTTGGACCTGTGTCCTTCTGACACCAACAAGATCCTCACGG GTGGGGCTGATAAAAACGTCATCGTCTTTGACAAGAGCTCGGAGCAGATCCTGGCAACGCTCAAGGGGCACACCAAGAAGGTTACCAGTGTTGTCTTCCACCCCTCTCAG GACTTGGTGTTCTCAGCTTCTCCCGATGCTACTATCCGGATCTGGTCTGTGCCCAATGCTTCGTGCGTGCAGGTCGTGCGCGCCCACGAGGGCTCTGTGACGGGGCTGAGCCTCCACGCAACAGGCGACTACCTCCTCAGCTCTTCTGATGACCAG tACTGGGCTTTCTCGGATATCCAGACAGGCCGTGTCCTCACCAAGGTGACGGATGAGAGCTCTGGCTGCG CTCTCACCTGCGCCCAGTTCCACCCGGACGGGCTCATTTTTGGAACAGGGACGATGGACTCTCAGATCAAGATCTGGGATCTGAAG GAACGCACCAACGTGGCCAACTTCCCGGGGCACTCGGGCCCCATCACCAGCATCGCCTTCTCCGAGAACGGCTACTACCTGGCCACGGCAGCGGACGACTCTTCTGTCAAGCTCTGGGACTTGCGTAAGCTCAAGAACTTCAAGACGTTGCAGCTGGACAATAACTTTGAG gtgAAGTCTCTCATCTTTGACCAGAGCGGTACCTACCTGGCCCTGGGCGGGACGGACGTCCAGATCTACATCTGCAAGCAGTGGACGGAAATCCTCCACTTCACAG
- the TMEM109 gene encoding voltage-gated monoatomic cation channel TMEM109 encodes MGDDVGRRALLAVLLWVPMLGVMAAEDKAEDGQDGFLGRAADDVLLRFGRTAWETLGSWVGPQPLQLVAESLAATLWVISSGISAALTALCEILGDLLAASGVSGDRLVRVAALSPGEVQRVLLWGLAALVGSWLLSRLWGLLLPMLRWVKVCCFLGAFLHVTASQESPTVQAGMLLGLWVLYTLLGRLVGSSSPSTQLDATVRSLEWKVEELRRRQKWGGPRNREE; translated from the exons ATGGGGGATGATGTGGGGCGCCGGGccctgctggctgtgctgctgtgggtcCCCATGCTGGGGGTGATGGCGGCGGAGGACAAGGCGGAGGATGGCCAGGACGGCTTTCTGGGCCGCGCCGCTGACGATGTGCTGTTGCGGTTCGGCCGAACCGCTTGGGAGaccctggggagctgggtgggcccccagcccctgcagctggtGGCGGAG AGCCTCGCCGCCACCCTCTGGGTCATATCCTCGGGGATCTCGGCAGCCCTGACCGCGCTCTGCGAGATCCTGGGCGATCTCCTGGCCGCCTCCGGCGTCAGCG GGGACCGGCTGGTGCGCGTGGCGGCGCTGAGCCCCGGCGAGGTGCAAcgggtgctgctgtggggacTGGCTGCCCTGGTGGGCTCCTGGTTGCTGTCGCGGCTctgggggctgctcctgcccatgCTCCGCTGGGTGAAGGTCTGCTGTTTTCTGGGTGCTTTTCTCCACGTCACGGCCTCCCAGGAGAGCCCCACGGTGCAGGcggggatgctgctggggctgtgggtgctctACACCCTGCTGGGACGCCTGGTGGggtcctccagccccagcacccagctggaTGCCACCGTGCGCAGCCTGGAGTGGAAGGTGGAGGAGCTGCGGCGGCGACAAAAATGGGGGGGCCCCCGTAACCGGGAAGAGTga
- the TMEM132A gene encoding transmembrane protein 132A — protein sequence MAPAPAPPPAPGHRLALLAAALLCASARGDGEPPDPVYLPADLALLGVPEYYRLQRADQDLPANASLHARTETFLLLRHGSAAQPLVQATYPPFSTRQEVPTESPPGRDGSAAWAIRAVSLESAVSPAEPFARVLFHLQGPDWLPGQRDHPGERDHPGERDHPREKDHPGELPCVTLHAHHRGRVARGTCRLQAPLGVCVVELEIPPRWFSPASPAPRSRRRAAEPPGRPEPPEPAELHYSVVGPGECGRAGGRERSRSGEASRYLGSLELRAAEPARRQEVRLDDKVLLRVPDATLRPGQRFTATLALRHNFTADQLTLRIKAKKGLQVVAARPGSPTAWTAQLERTRGPKHSTAVVTCRRSGDARGGWRVADSATFLHLDLAVENGTGGLAPARPLTWQVEYPGQDPEAQKDKLVWEIQVSERDVRALVPLVQELEILNTAPLTGVPRAVPVKLVAVESGGGVAELTEPPGCESADKQVLQVSDACDAVFVGGKESRGARGARVDFWSRRLHTSLRFTVWTPLLPLRVQLGDTALEQVRGWRLPGGPESAPAEVEEPGEEAERRARGCRPQYQRTAVRVLAHFVAHPLDGGRHLAYLPSPDWLLDVTHLVASRTRVQDPRVASLEGGTVVVGREPGVTSVEVRSPLSESILGEQMLVVSEEKVTVTELRAQVVSGLSLALRAEPGHPGVVTATAQGTATLRAPKQEATLSVWLSFSDHTLAPLELYGWQDVALSVTSLDPAVATVGGSSGVPTARPWVVAEGPGRGALLQLSLHPPDACRRGRHRAAALAAGTAWLEVGGGRRAPTPGSPRHRGGRPRPSSPFPRAEGAMSGEAVTAASEPQRRDPAGVGPASTKFQGLGSSSEEEEDDEGYGHNRAGGEEEEEDQMVKAPERVTDLEIGMYVLLGVFCLAIFIFLINCIFFVLRYQQKELPDAGAAPSAPQPHNWVWLGTDQEELSRQLDRRQPEPPAPEAGTEAGRCCCGVPPGTTPGSEAGGPPGTPTAGAPLPRKERGTPGGGRRKRVEFVTFAPPRVPEEPPQPAPNVQSILVASEDDIRWVCEDMGLRDPEELRSYMERIRGSS from the exons ATGGCCCCCGCACCGGCACCGCCACCGGCACCGGGGCACCGGCTGGCGCTGCTGGCCGCCGCCCTGCTCTGCGCCTCAG CGAGGGGTGACGGGGAACCCCCCGACCCCGTTTACCTGCCGGCAGACCTGGCGCTGCTCGGCGTGCCCGAGTACTACCGGCTGCAGCGGGCAGACCAGGACCTGCCCGCCAACGCCTCCCTGCACGCCCGCACCGAGACCTTCCTGCTGCTGCGGCACGGCTCCGCCGCACAGCCCCTTGTCCAGGCCACCTACCCGCCCTTCAGCACCCGGCAG GAGGTGCCCACGGAGAGCCCCCCAGGGAGGGACGGCTCGGCAGCCTGGGCCATCCGCGCCGTCTCCCTCGAGAGCGCCGTGTCCCCGGCAGAGCCCTTCGCCCGCGTCCTCTTCCACCTGCAGGGTCCCGACTGGCTGCCTGGGCAGCGGGACCACCCTGGGGAGCGGGACCACCCTGGGGAGCGGGACCACCCCAGGGAGAAGGACCACCCCGGGGAGCTGCCCTGCGTCACCCTCCACGCACACCACCGTGGCCGGGTGGCCCGTGGGACATGCCGCCTGCAG GCACCCCTGGGCGTCTGCGTGGTGGAGCTGGAGATCCCCCCGCGCTGGTTCTCCCCGGCATCCCCCGCCCCAcgcagccgccgccgggcgGCCGAGCCCCCCGGGcgccccgagccccccgagccGGCTGAGCTGCACTACAGCGTGGTGGGGCCGGGGGAGTGCGGCCGTGCCGGGGGCCGGGAGCGGAGCCGCAGCGGGGAGGCATCGCGGTACCTGGGCTCACTGGAGCTGCGGGCGGCCGAGCCGGCGCGACGGCAGGAGGTACGGCTGGACGACAAGGTGCTGCTGCGGGTGCCCGACGCCACGCTGCGCCCGGGGCAGCGCTTCACCGCCACCCTCGCCCTGCGGCACAACTTCACCGCCGACCAGCTGACGCTCCG GATCAAGGCGAagaaggggctgcaggtggtggCCGCCCGCCCTGGGTCCCCCACCGCCTGGACCGCCCAGCTGGAGCGCACCCGGGGTCCCAAGCACTCAACGGCCGTGGTGACCTGCCGGCGGAGCGGGGATGCTCGTGGTGGCTGGAG GGTGGCCGACTCCGCCACGTTCCTGCACCTGGACCTGGCGGTGGAGAACGGGACGGGGGGGCTGGCGCCGGCGCGGCCCCTCACCTGGCAGGTGGAGTACCCCGGCCAGGACCCCGAGGCCCAGAAGGACAAACTGGTGTGGGAGATCCAGGTGTCGGAGCGGGACGTCCGTGCCCTCGTTCCCCTGGTGCAg GAGCTGGAGATCTTGAACACGGCCCCGCTGACGGGGGTCCCCCGTGCTGTGCCGGTGAAGTTGGTGGCGGTGGAGTCGGGGGGTGGCGTGGCCGAGCTCACCGAGCCGCCGGGCTGCGAATCGGCCGACAAGCAGGTGCTGCAG GTCTCAGATGCCTGCGATGCGGTGTTCGTGGGGGGCAAGGAGAGCCGGGGTGCTCGAGGGGCACGGGTGGACTTCTGGTCCCGGCGCCTGCACACCTCACTGCGCTTCACCGTCTGGACACCGCTGCTGCCCCTGCGCGTCCAGCTGGGTGACACCGCGCTGGAGCAAGTGCGGGGCTGGCGCCTGCCTGGTGGCCCCGAGAG cgCCCCGGCAGAGGTGGaggagcccggggaggaggctgagcggcgggcgcggggctgccGGCCCCAGTACCAGCGGACGGCAGTGAGGGTCCTGGCCCACTTTGTGGCCCACCCGCTCGATGGTGGCCGTCACCTCGCCTACCTGCCCAGCCCCGACTGGCTCCTGGATGTCACCCACCTGGTGGCCAGCCGGACCCGGGTGCAGGACCCTCGCGTGGCCTCGCTGGAGGGGGGCACCGTGGTGGTTGGCCGGGAGCCTGGGGTCACCTCCGTGGAG GTCCGCTCCCCGCTCTCGGAGTCCATCCTGGGGGAGCAGATGCTGGTGGTGTCGGAGGAGAAGGTGACGGTGACGGAGCTGCGTGCCCAGGTGGTGTCGGGGCTGTCCCTGGCGCTGCGGGCAGAGCCGGGCCACCCTGGCGTGGTCACCGCCACCGCCCAGGGGACGGCCACCCTGCGTGCCCCCAAGCAG GAGGCGACGCTGTCCGTCTGGCTGTCCTTCTCGGACCACACGCTGGCCCCGCTGGAGCTGTACGGCTGGCAGGACGTGGCGTTGTCCGTGACCTCGCTAGACCCCGCCGTGGCCACCGTGGGGGGCTCGTCCGGTGTCCCCACCGCCCGCCCATGGGTGGTGGcggaggggccggggcggggggctctgctgcagctcagcctgcACCCCCCAGACGCCTGCCGCCGGGGCCGGCACCGGGCAGCCGCGCTGGCCGCTGGCACCGCCTGGCTTGAGGTGGGGGGCGGCCGGCGTGCCCccacccccggcagcccccggcaccgcggcggccgcccccggcccaGCTCACCCTTCCCGCGGGCCGAGGGTGCCATGTCAGGGGAGGCGGTGACGGCAGCCAGCGAGCCCCAGCGGAGGGACCCTGCCGGCGTGGGACCTGCCTCCACCAAGTTCCAGGGGCTGGGGTCTTcctcagaggaagaggaggatgatgaAGGCTATGGCCACAACCGTGCCGgcggggaggaagaggaggaggatcagATGGTGAAGGCTCCCGAGCGGGTGACTGACCTGGAGATTGGCATGTACGTCCTCTTGGGTGTCTTCTGCCTGGCCATCTTCATCTTCCTCATCAACTGCATCTTCTTCGTCCTGCGGTACCAGCAGAAGGAGCTGCCGGATGCCGGCGCGGCCCCCtcggccccccagccccacaactGGGTCTGGTTGGGCACCGACCAGGAGGAGCTGAGCCGGCAGCTGGACCGCCGGCAGcccgagcccccagcccccgaGGCGGGCACCGAGGCTGGGcgctgctgctgtggggtgccccCGGGCACCACGCCAGGCTCCGAAGCTGGGGgtccccccggcaccccaacaGCGGGGGCACCCCTGCCTCGCAAGGAGAGGGGTACGCCAGGGGGTGGCCGGAGGAAGCGGGTGGAATTTGTCACCTTTGCACCCCCCCGGGTCCCTGAggagcccccccagcctgcccccaACGTCCAGTCCATCTTGGTGGCCAGCGAGGATGACATTCGCTGGGTGTGCGAGGACATGGGGCTGCGGGACCCTGAGGAGCTCAGGAGCTACATGGAGAGGATCCGGGGCAGCTCCTGA